Proteins encoded in a region of the Haloglomus salinum genome:
- a CDS encoding DUF7331 family protein, with amino-acid sequence MPDPDADVDAEWDSPESEADAVATTEAYETDSGVVLYDAENPLAWIQADNACQVQEMA; translated from the coding sequence ATGCCTGACCCCGACGCCGACGTCGATGCGGAGTGGGATAGCCCCGAGAGCGAGGCCGACGCTGTCGCCACGACAGAGGCCTACGAGACGGACTCGGGCGTGGTGCTCTACGACGCTGAGAACCCGCTCGCGTGGATCCAGGCCGACAACGCCTGCCAGGTGCAGGAGATGGCCTGA
- a CDS encoding ABC transporter ATP-binding protein, protein MATLELKNLHAEVAEEGGETILRGVDLEVSSGEIHALMGPNGSGKSTTAKIVAGHPAYEVTEGEVLLHLEEGDFGEDFEIPEDKRTWNLLDLEPNERAALGVFLGFQYPAEIEGVTMVNFLRTALNAKLEEREELFEDEEEADAADEEEDEGYDTSPMEGPADEGEVGVAEFQELLAEKMEQLDMDERFAQRYLNAGFSGGEKKQNEVLQAAILEPSVAVLDEIDSGLDIDRLQDVSKGINALRDEQGTGILQITHYQRILDYVEPDHVHIMLEGQVVKSGGAELAEQLEDEGYDWVREEAFETA, encoded by the coding sequence ATGGCAACGCTAGAACTCAAGAATCTGCACGCGGAGGTCGCCGAGGAGGGTGGGGAGACCATCCTCCGCGGTGTCGACCTGGAGGTATCGTCCGGCGAGATCCACGCCCTGATGGGCCCGAACGGCTCCGGGAAGTCCACCACGGCGAAGATCGTCGCCGGCCACCCGGCCTACGAGGTGACCGAGGGCGAGGTCCTGCTCCACCTGGAGGAGGGCGACTTCGGAGAGGACTTCGAGATCCCCGAGGACAAGCGCACCTGGAACCTGCTGGACCTGGAGCCCAACGAGCGCGCGGCGCTCGGTGTCTTCCTGGGCTTCCAGTATCCGGCCGAGATCGAGGGCGTCACGATGGTGAACTTCCTCCGGACCGCGCTCAACGCGAAGCTCGAGGAGCGCGAGGAGCTGTTCGAGGACGAGGAGGAAGCAGACGCGGCCGACGAGGAGGAGGACGAGGGGTACGACACCTCCCCGATGGAGGGCCCGGCCGACGAGGGCGAGGTCGGTGTCGCCGAGTTCCAGGAGCTCCTGGCCGAGAAGATGGAGCAGCTGGACATGGACGAGCGGTTCGCCCAGCGCTACCTGAACGCGGGCTTCTCCGGCGGCGAGAAGAAGCAGAACGAGGTCCTGCAGGCCGCCATCCTCGAGCCGTCCGTCGCAGTGCTGGACGAGATCGACTCCGGGCTGGACATCGACCGGCTCCAGGACGTCTCGAAGGGCATCAACGCGCTCCGTGACGAGCAGGGCACCGGCATCCTCCAGATCACGCACTACCAGCGCATCCTCGACTACGTCGAGCCCGACCACGTCCACATCATGCTGGAGGGGCAGGTCGTCAAGAGCGGCGGGGCCGAACTGGCCGAGCAGCTCGAGGACGAGGGCTACGACTGGGTCCGCGAGGAAGCGTTCGAGACGGCGTAA
- a CDS encoding right-handed parallel beta-helix repeat-containing protein: MQGTPPSATRRSFLKTTGVLGAVGMYGQQASGATGSSSASLATTTATSEEPHARACVLGSDRTILGGDMIVGRDGYDTIQSAWNDAHDGDTVYVHSSYDAEASGEAFPIVLDYSEKEVMVSGGHPSGSVVDASHASEDIFHVEGVAQYDYRNHPMLQNLKLVGGNVGLRIKGAPHNLFQNLVVYDTGSHGITLEEGTGPDGDSLGSFGNTFLNCQVWNAGGDGFREFTAASPHATNYAYCKAMACQGVGFRLRGFMTKVQGGDAELNHSYGFDIRSGQGIHLSNVYIEGNARDEDYPLEVYGKNAHGLVIEGCYLHGINPRTTTHSYDWVQRAINVHDSRHVVVQNCTMRRYGDGGIALFGCADADVHIPSHNCSEVELLAKDPIANGCTRVRSDGVILPQDLAPVEGSFEGDQGYHVDGSDISPAVWYNGEWHVAATQTLSEATTQ; this comes from the coding sequence ATGCAAGGCACGCCGCCGTCAGCAACTCGCCGATCGTTCCTCAAGACCACGGGGGTCCTCGGGGCCGTCGGGATGTACGGACAGCAAGCATCCGGGGCCACCGGGTCGTCCTCGGCATCGCTGGCAACCACCACCGCTACCAGTGAGGAGCCCCACGCCCGGGCCTGTGTGCTCGGGTCCGACCGAACGATTCTCGGTGGCGACATGATAGTGGGCCGTGACGGCTACGACACCATCCAGTCGGCCTGGAACGACGCCCACGACGGTGACACGGTCTACGTCCACTCCTCGTACGACGCCGAGGCGTCGGGCGAGGCGTTCCCCATCGTCCTCGACTACAGCGAGAAAGAGGTCATGGTCTCGGGCGGGCATCCCTCGGGGTCCGTCGTGGACGCGAGCCACGCCAGCGAGGACATCTTCCACGTCGAGGGCGTCGCGCAGTACGACTACCGGAACCACCCGATGCTCCAGAACCTGAAGCTGGTGGGGGGGAACGTCGGCCTGCGTATCAAGGGGGCGCCACACAACCTCTTCCAGAACCTCGTCGTCTACGACACGGGGAGCCACGGCATCACGCTGGAGGAGGGAACCGGTCCCGACGGCGACTCGCTGGGTTCGTTCGGGAATACGTTTCTGAACTGTCAGGTCTGGAACGCCGGCGGCGACGGCTTCCGCGAGTTCACGGCCGCGAGCCCACACGCCACGAACTACGCCTACTGCAAGGCGATGGCGTGTCAGGGCGTCGGCTTCCGGCTCCGCGGCTTCATGACCAAGGTGCAGGGTGGCGACGCGGAGTTGAACCACAGTTACGGGTTCGACATCCGGAGCGGGCAGGGAATCCACCTGAGCAACGTCTACATCGAGGGGAACGCCCGCGACGAGGACTACCCGCTGGAGGTGTACGGGAAGAACGCACACGGCCTCGTCATCGAGGGCTGCTACCTGCACGGCATCAACCCGCGCACCACGACGCACTCCTACGACTGGGTGCAACGGGCCATCAACGTCCACGACTCCCGGCACGTGGTGGTCCAGAACTGCACGATGCGTCGGTACGGCGACGGCGGTATCGCGCTGTTCGGGTGCGCTGACGCCGACGTCCACATCCCGTCGCACAACTGCTCCGAGGTCGAGCTGCTGGCGAAGGACCCCATCGCGAACGGCTGCACCCGGGTGCGAAGTGACGGTGTCATCCTCCCGCAGGACCTCGCGCCGGTCGAGGGCAGCTTCGAAGGGGACCAGGGGTACCACGTCGACGGGAGCGACATCTCGCCGGCCGTCTGGTACAACGGGGAGTGGCACGTCGCCGCAACCCAGACCCTGAGCGAGGCGACCACGCAATGA
- a CDS encoding DNA polymerase domain-containing protein, producing MAEDSQQSLTDFGSAGADDDRDEGGGPDNETEAEIAEAVAGNGAGNGDTAVVDMAERRYPDADGTTTLAVTQVDYTIEGRGDEERPVLHVFGRDADREAVHVRVHEFEPYFYAPLSNFVTDAAAAEKDPAEWTEDDLDPMQDPEQQFDRLTGRYLTGADGEPFESIRGERLLKITGQTPRDVGQLRDRFDHYEADILFPNRLLIDRDIRSGVRVPVRREDDEGDGDSDSDGHGDTPIDVHHAELEPVEMDVEPRVCTFDIEVDDRRGFPEDGEEPIVCLTSHDSYDDEYVVWLYTAPDGIEGPDGLPGYEPIEDDLEVEVRSFEREEAMLSEFVDYIRETDPDVLTGWNFTDFDAPYLLDRIEKLATPENDLAIDPTSRVNEVWRSDWQGPNVKGRVVFDLLYAYKRTQFTELDSYRLDAVGETELDVGKERYPGDIGDLWEEDPERLLEYNLRDVELCVELDRKQEIVPFWQEVASFVGCKLEDATTPGDAVDMYILHEVFGNFVLPSKGSVEAEDYEGGAVFDPITGVKENVSVLDLASLYPMSMVTINASPETKVGDDYDGETYHAPNGTQFRKEPDGIIRTMVDDLLTEREEKKGLRNDHEPGTDPYEQYDRQQQAVKVIMNCFTPDTDVLTPEGVRNIRDMEVGDEVYSLDPETMRMEVKPVVETQAYPDYRGELVDIQTSKVDFSVTPNHRMLVRKDDKNGASWDDYRFVEAGDLNESSHYELPHDWEGPSGSRLGRVDIIEFLDCDFEVWADNDVHGHTLAAEVGWYPDKMEKQGEDGTGYVFSVDEFEEHREYLDEHCSAFYVHADRGRKWIPRFYDGDDFLDLVAWYITEGNVYTSEDKQFGENFRGSATTVKIAQDAIADGGTGESDHAAIGALLDRMGFDYYVDDQCYQFTSKLLGRWLEDLCGGDSFEKRIPEFVFEVSREQKERFLNTLIAGDGDRQPNSWRYTTSSESLRDDILRLCVHLGLTPSVNHDSGSWRIYCTEDGKNSFRMHRSGGTSTADDGVYCVTVEDNHTLMAGRDGKFQFVGQSLYGVLGWDRFRLYDKEMGAAVTATGRDVIEYTSDIVEENDQEIVYGDTDSVMVEFGGDIDNETAIEKSFELEEVINESYDEFALEQLDAAHHRFQIEFEKLYRRFFQAGKKKRYAGHIVWKEGKDVDDIDITGFEYKRSDIAPVTKRVQHRVIEMIVTGADLDDVRTYVHEEIESFKEENADLDDIGIPGGIGKKLDAYDTATAQVRGAKYANLLLGTNFGRGSKPMRLYLENVDASFFERIEEEEGLDPHADPLYGEFKRDPDVICFEYADQVPEEFHVDYEKMLEKTLKGPIARILEALGVSWQEVESGQEQTGLGSFM from the coding sequence ATGGCCGAGGACTCCCAGCAATCGCTGACCGACTTCGGGAGCGCCGGCGCTGACGACGACAGGGACGAGGGCGGGGGCCCGGACAACGAGACGGAGGCGGAGATCGCCGAGGCGGTCGCCGGGAACGGCGCCGGCAACGGCGACACGGCAGTCGTTGACATGGCAGAGCGGCGCTACCCCGACGCCGACGGGACGACCACGCTTGCGGTGACGCAGGTCGACTACACCATCGAGGGCCGTGGTGACGAGGAACGACCCGTCCTCCACGTGTTCGGGCGCGATGCTGACCGTGAGGCCGTCCACGTCCGCGTCCACGAGTTCGAGCCGTACTTCTACGCGCCGCTGTCGAACTTCGTGACCGACGCCGCGGCCGCCGAGAAGGACCCGGCGGAGTGGACCGAGGACGACCTCGACCCGATGCAGGACCCCGAGCAGCAGTTCGACCGGCTGACGGGGCGCTATCTCACCGGCGCGGACGGGGAACCGTTCGAGAGCATCCGTGGTGAGCGCCTGCTGAAGATAACCGGGCAGACCCCCCGAGACGTGGGGCAACTTCGCGACCGCTTCGACCATTACGAGGCGGACATCCTCTTCCCGAACCGGCTGCTCATCGACCGAGACATCCGCTCGGGCGTGCGCGTGCCGGTGCGTCGCGAGGACGACGAAGGCGACGGCGACAGCGACAGTGACGGACACGGCGACACCCCCATCGACGTCCACCACGCGGAACTCGAGCCCGTGGAGATGGACGTCGAGCCCCGGGTCTGCACGTTCGACATCGAGGTCGACGACCGGCGCGGGTTCCCCGAGGACGGGGAGGAACCCATCGTCTGTCTCACCTCGCACGACTCCTACGACGACGAGTACGTCGTCTGGCTCTACACCGCGCCCGACGGCATCGAGGGCCCGGACGGATTGCCGGGGTACGAGCCCATCGAGGACGACCTCGAGGTCGAGGTCCGGTCGTTCGAGCGCGAGGAGGCGATGCTGAGCGAGTTCGTCGACTACATCCGGGAGACCGACCCCGACGTGCTGACGGGCTGGAACTTCACGGACTTCGACGCCCCCTACCTGCTGGACCGAATCGAGAAACTCGCCACGCCCGAAAACGACCTCGCCATCGACCCGACCTCGCGCGTGAACGAGGTGTGGCGCTCGGACTGGCAGGGGCCGAACGTGAAGGGGCGCGTCGTCTTCGACCTGCTGTACGCGTACAAGCGCACGCAGTTCACGGAACTCGACAGCTACCGGCTGGACGCGGTCGGCGAGACGGAACTCGACGTGGGGAAGGAGCGCTACCCCGGCGACATCGGCGACCTCTGGGAGGAGGACCCCGAGCGCCTGCTGGAGTACAACCTCCGGGACGTGGAGCTGTGTGTCGAGCTGGACCGCAAGCAGGAGATCGTCCCGTTCTGGCAGGAGGTCGCCTCCTTCGTCGGCTGCAAGCTGGAGGACGCCACCACGCCCGGAGACGCCGTGGACATGTACATCCTCCACGAGGTGTTCGGGAACTTCGTCCTCCCCTCGAAGGGGAGCGTCGAGGCCGAGGACTACGAGGGCGGTGCCGTCTTCGACCCCATCACGGGCGTCAAGGAGAACGTCTCGGTGCTGGACCTTGCGTCTTTGTACCCCATGTCGATGGTGACCATCAACGCGTCGCCCGAGACGAAGGTCGGCGACGACTACGACGGGGAGACCTACCACGCCCCCAACGGGACGCAGTTCCGCAAGGAGCCGGACGGCATCATCCGGACGATGGTCGACGACCTGCTGACCGAGCGCGAGGAGAAGAAGGGCCTCCGCAACGACCACGAGCCCGGGACGGACCCGTACGAGCAGTACGACCGGCAGCAGCAAGCTGTCAAGGTTATTATGAATTGTTTCACGCCGGACACGGATGTCCTGACGCCCGAGGGCGTTCGGAACATCCGTGACATGGAGGTGGGCGACGAGGTGTACTCGCTGGACCCGGAGACGATGCGGATGGAAGTGAAGCCGGTGGTGGAGACGCAGGCGTATCCCGACTACCGCGGGGAGCTTGTCGACATCCAGACCAGCAAGGTCGACTTCAGTGTGACGCCGAACCACCGGATGCTGGTCCGGAAAGACGATAAGAACGGTGCGTCGTGGGACGACTATCGATTCGTCGAGGCCGGCGATCTCAACGAGTCGTCGCACTACGAGTTGCCGCACGACTGGGAGGGGCCGAGCGGGTCACGGCTGGGGCGGGTCGACATCATCGAGTTCCTCGACTGTGACTTCGAGGTCTGGGCAGACAACGATGTCCACGGCCATACCCTCGCAGCGGAGGTGGGCTGGTATCCGGACAAGATGGAGAAGCAGGGCGAGGACGGAACTGGGTACGTGTTTTCGGTCGACGAGTTCGAGGAACATCGCGAGTACCTCGACGAGCACTGCTCGGCGTTCTACGTCCACGCCGACCGCGGCCGGAAGTGGATTCCCCGGTTCTACGACGGGGACGACTTCCTTGACCTGGTGGCCTGGTACATCACCGAGGGGAACGTCTACACGTCCGAGGACAAGCAGTTCGGGGAGAACTTCCGTGGGAGCGCGACCACGGTTAAAATCGCACAGGATGCGATTGCCGACGGTGGCACCGGCGAGAGTGACCACGCCGCGATAGGCGCCCTCCTCGACCGGATGGGTTTCGACTACTACGTCGACGACCAGTGCTACCAGTTCACCTCGAAGCTCCTCGGCAGGTGGCTGGAGGACCTCTGTGGGGGCGACAGCTTCGAGAAGCGGATTCCGGAGTTCGTCTTCGAGGTGAGTCGGGAACAGAAAGAGCGGTTCCTGAACACGCTCATCGCCGGGGACGGTGACCGGCAACCCAACAGTTGGCGGTACACGACATCGAGCGAGTCACTCCGGGACGACATCCTCCGTCTCTGCGTCCACCTCGGCCTCACACCGAGCGTCAACCACGACAGCGGTTCGTGGCGAATCTACTGCACGGAAGACGGCAAGAACAGTTTCCGCATGCACCGTTCGGGGGGAACCAGTACCGCCGATGACGGCGTCTACTGTGTCACGGTCGAGGACAACCACACACTGATGGCCGGGCGGGACGGCAAGTTCCAGTTCGTCGGTCAATCGCTCTACGGCGTTCTCGGCTGGGACCGCTTCCGACTCTACGACAAAGAGATGGGGGCAGCGGTGACGGCCACAGGACGAGATGTTATTGAATATACAAGCGATATAGTAGAAGAAAACGACCAGGAGATAGTTTATGGAGACACTGACAGCGTTATGGTCGAATTCGGCGGCGATATCGACAACGAGACCGCCATCGAGAAATCGTTCGAACTGGAGGAGGTCATCAACGAGTCCTACGACGAGTTCGCCCTGGAGCAACTCGACGCCGCCCACCACCGCTTCCAGATAGAGTTCGAGAAGCTCTACCGGCGGTTCTTCCAGGCGGGCAAGAAGAAGCGCTACGCCGGCCACATCGTCTGGAAGGAGGGCAAGGACGTCGACGACATCGACATCACGGGCTTCGAGTACAAGCGCTCGGACATCGCGCCGGTGACGAAGCGCGTCCAGCACCGCGTCATCGAGATGATCGTCACGGGCGCGGACCTGGACGACGTGCGGACGTACGTCCACGAGGAGATCGAGTCGTTCAAAGAGGAGAACGCGGACCTGGACGACATCGGCATCCCCGGCGGCATCGGGAAGAAGCTGGACGCGTACGACACCGCCACCGCACAGGTCCGCGGAGCGAAGTACGCCAACCTGCTGCTCGGGACGAACTTCGGGCGCGGGTCGAAGCCCATGCGACTCTATCTGGAGAACGTGGACGCCTCGTTCTTCGAGCGCATCGAGGAGGAGGAGGGGCTGGACCCGCACGCCGACCCGCTGTACGGCGAATTCAAGCGAGACCCGGACGTCATCTGCTTCGAGTACGCCGACCAGGTGCCCGAGGAGTTCCACGTCGACTACGAGAAGATGCTGGAGAAGACACTGAAGGGTCCCATCGCGCGGATTCTGGAGGCTCTCGGGGTTTCCTGGCAGGAGGTCGAAAGTGGGCAGGAGCAAACCGGCCTCGGCTCGTTCATGTAA
- a CDS encoding DUF7346 family protein, with product MQPVEDTDGRRYLLVKRSGESSLVRDPTTGSEAYLPNEELSSVEASVLELAAEAVPAPVRRVLRAVHNDRALGLLLALDDRGPTSVRDLLDRTDLCESDLHGLLGEFRAAGLVVEADVLGERGYETTDVASEGLDLLREDEARE from the coding sequence GTGCAGCCCGTCGAGGACACCGATGGCCGTCGCTACCTCCTCGTGAAACGCTCCGGGGAGTCCAGCCTCGTCCGCGACCCGACCACCGGCAGCGAGGCGTACCTGCCGAACGAGGAGCTCAGCTCCGTCGAGGCGTCCGTGCTCGAACTCGCGGCCGAGGCGGTCCCCGCGCCGGTCCGCCGGGTCCTGCGCGCCGTCCACAACGACCGCGCGCTGGGGCTCCTGCTGGCGCTCGACGACCGCGGACCGACGAGTGTCCGTGACCTCCTCGACCGGACCGACCTCTGTGAGTCCGACCTCCACGGCCTCCTCGGGGAGTTCCGCGCCGCCGGCCTCGTCGTCGAGGCGGATGTCCTGGGGGAGCGCGGCTACGAGACCACCGATGTCGCGAGCGAGGGCCTCGACCTGCTTCGAGAGGACGAGGCGAGGGAGTAA
- a CDS encoding DUF7322 domain-containing protein — protein sequence MSDGDPWPDEPEEPTNPGEKYLDRFDPEREAEEPDPEADLAPDIPDESNVPEGLFRAFWGLVATINLGLFAASLGLMLVVFRGELRNGGAVFLLGVAALAYAGWKYREVQSTDYDDDAEADEGDADTDAEGRPPADD from the coding sequence GTGAGCGACGGCGACCCGTGGCCGGACGAACCCGAGGAGCCCACCAATCCCGGCGAGAAGTATCTCGATCGGTTCGACCCCGAGCGCGAGGCCGAGGAACCTGACCCGGAAGCCGACCTCGCGCCCGATATCCCGGACGAGAGCAACGTTCCGGAGGGACTGTTCCGTGCGTTCTGGGGGCTCGTCGCGACCATCAACCTGGGCCTGTTCGCCGCCAGCCTCGGGCTGATGCTCGTCGTCTTCCGCGGCGAACTCCGCAACGGCGGCGCCGTCTTCCTGCTCGGCGTCGCCGCACTCGCCTACGCCGGCTGGAAGTACCGGGAGGTCCAGTCGACCGACTACGACGACGATGCCGAGGCCGACGAGGGCGACGCCGACACGGACGCCGAGGGTCGCCCGCCCGCCGACGACTGA
- the sufB gene encoding Fe-S cluster assembly protein SufB yields the protein MSSDQDHLKETDTEARFEFKKEEASAFKSEKGLTEETIRVISEDKDEPEWMLERRLRALRQFQEMPMPTDWPGQPDLSEVDIDEIVPYIRPDIDVRGGVDDWEDLPDDIKDTFDKLGIPEAEKNALSGVGAQYESEIVYQNMQEQWEEKGVIFMDMDRAVQEHPEIVKEHFMTKCVPPSDNKFAALHGAIWSGGSFVYVPEDTTVNMPVQAYFRMNSEGMGQFEHTLIIAEENSEVHYIEGCSAPKYSSFNLHSGGVEVFVKEGAHVQYSTVQNWSKNTYNLNTKRAIAEKDATMEWVSGSMGSKATMLYPSTILKGPGATDNHITIAFAGEGQDIDTGAKVYHNAPNTKSTIESKSIAKDGGRTNYRGLVHIADGAENSSTSVECDALMFDNESTSDTMPYMEIEESKVDVAHEATVGKIGDEDVFYLQSRGLDDDDAKQMIVAGFIEPITEELPIEYAVELNRLIELEMEGSLG from the coding sequence ATGAGTTCAGATCAAGACCACCTGAAGGAGACTGACACCGAGGCCCGCTTCGAGTTCAAGAAGGAGGAGGCCTCGGCGTTCAAGTCCGAGAAGGGCCTGACCGAGGAGACCATCCGCGTCATCTCGGAGGACAAGGACGAGCCCGAGTGGATGCTGGAGCGGCGCCTGCGCGCGCTGCGCCAGTTCCAGGAGATGCCGATGCCGACCGACTGGCCCGGCCAGCCGGACCTCTCGGAAGTGGATATCGACGAGATCGTCCCGTACATCCGCCCCGACATCGACGTGCGCGGCGGCGTCGACGACTGGGAGGACCTCCCCGACGACATCAAGGACACGTTCGACAAGCTGGGCATCCCGGAGGCCGAGAAGAACGCCCTGTCGGGCGTCGGCGCCCAGTACGAGTCCGAGATCGTCTACCAGAACATGCAGGAGCAGTGGGAGGAGAAGGGTGTCATCTTCATGGACATGGACCGCGCAGTCCAGGAGCACCCGGAGATCGTCAAGGAGCACTTCATGACGAAGTGCGTCCCGCCGAGCGACAACAAGTTCGCCGCGCTCCACGGCGCCATCTGGTCCGGCGGCTCGTTCGTCTACGTCCCCGAGGACACCACGGTGAACATGCCGGTCCAGGCGTACTTCCGCATGAACTCCGAGGGGATGGGCCAGTTCGAGCACACGCTCATCATCGCCGAGGAGAACTCCGAGGTCCACTACATCGAGGGCTGTTCCGCCCCCAAGTACTCCTCGTTCAACCTCCACAGCGGGGGCGTCGAGGTCTTCGTCAAGGAGGGCGCCCACGTCCAGTACTCGACCGTGCAGAACTGGTCGAAGAACACGTACAACCTGAACACGAAGCGCGCCATCGCCGAGAAGGACGCCACGATGGAGTGGGTCTCCGGTTCGATGGGCTCGAAGGCGACGATGCTGTACCCGTCGACCATCCTCAAGGGCCCCGGCGCGACGGACAACCACATCACCATCGCGTTCGCGGGCGAGGGTCAGGACATCGACACCGGCGCGAAGGTCTACCACAACGCGCCGAACACGAAGTCAACCATCGAGTCCAAGTCCATCGCGAAGGACGGCGGCCGCACCAACTACCGCGGCCTCGTCCACATCGCCGACGGCGCCGAGAACTCCTCGACGAGCGTGGAGTGTGACGCGCTGATGTTCGACAACGAGTCCACCTCCGACACGATGCCGTACATGGAGATCGAGGAGTCGAAGGTGGACGTGGCTCACGAGGCGACCGTCGGCAAGATCGGCGACGAGGACGTGTTCTACCTGCAGTCGCGCGGCCTCGACGACGACGACGCCAAGCAGATGATCGTCGCCGGCTTCATCGAGCCCATCACGGAGGAACTGCCCATCGAGTACGCCGTCGAGCTCAACCGGCTCATCGAGCTCGAGATGGAGGGGTCGCTGGGCTGA
- the sufD gene encoding Fe-S cluster assembly protein SufD: protein MSVQLETISEETVRELSEGRDEPEWLLQQRLDALEALDELPFPDVIQTPGRKWTDLADLDYESMVDPFSQTEEKEWEADDGIDVLPFHEAVEREESLVRDAFGSVVDPETNYLTALSTALFSTGTVIYVPEGVDAEDVTIRTTMNGRSLFNYTLVVTEKSSSVTILERQETGEDLDGSRYYSGLTEIVGGENAYVQYGSLQDLDQETYNYQLKEAEVDTYGQVDFIDVNIGSRLTKSSVETHLNGDSSETKMVGAFYGHDDQHFDIDARVWHNAEHTTADLVTRGVIDDEARSVYEGVQNVGREAWDTNSYQRENTLMLSDESEADASPKLIINNHDTEASHSATVGQVDQQDLFYMESRGVNERLAKNMLVEGFYVPVLEEIEVEELREDLTERVRERLRARA, encoded by the coding sequence ATGTCGGTACAACTGGAGACCATCAGCGAGGAGACGGTCCGCGAGCTGAGCGAGGGCCGCGACGAGCCCGAGTGGCTGCTCCAGCAGCGCCTCGACGCTCTGGAGGCACTCGACGAGCTCCCCTTCCCGGACGTCATCCAGACGCCCGGTCGCAAGTGGACGGACCTTGCCGACCTCGACTACGAGTCGATGGTCGACCCGTTCTCACAGACCGAGGAGAAAGAATGGGAGGCCGACGACGGCATCGACGTCCTCCCGTTCCACGAGGCCGTCGAGCGTGAGGAGTCCCTCGTCCGCGACGCCTTCGGCTCCGTCGTCGACCCTGAGACCAACTACCTGACCGCGCTGTCGACGGCGCTGTTCAGCACGGGCACGGTCATCTACGTCCCGGAGGGCGTCGACGCAGAGGATGTCACCATCCGGACCACGATGAACGGTCGGTCGCTGTTCAACTACACGCTGGTCGTCACCGAGAAATCCTCGTCGGTCACCATCCTGGAGCGCCAGGAGACGGGCGAGGACCTGGACGGCTCGCGGTACTACTCCGGGCTGACCGAAATCGTGGGCGGCGAGAACGCCTACGTTCAGTACGGCAGCCTGCAGGACCTCGACCAGGAGACGTACAACTACCAGCTGAAGGAGGCCGAGGTCGACACCTACGGCCAGGTCGACTTCATCGACGTGAACATCGGCTCGCGCCTGACGAAGTCCTCCGTCGAGACCCACCTGAACGGTGACTCCTCGGAGACGAAGATGGTCGGTGCCTTCTACGGCCACGACGACCAGCACTTCGACATCGACGCCCGTGTCTGGCACAACGCCGAGCACACCACCGCGGACCTCGTCACGCGCGGCGTCATCGACGACGAGGCGCGCTCGGTGTACGAGGGTGTCCAGAACGTCGGCCGCGAAGCCTGGGACACGAACAGCTACCAGCGCGAGAACACGCTGATGCTGAGCGACGAGTCCGAGGCCGACGCCTCGCCGAAGCTCATCATCAACAACCACGACACCGAGGCCAGTCACTCCGCGACGGTCGGACAGGTCGACCAGCAGGACCTGTTCTACATGGAGTCCCGCGGTGTCAACGAGCGCCTCGCCAAGAACATGCTCGTGGAGGGGTTCTACGTGCCCGTCCTCGAGGAAATCGAGGTCGAGGAACTGCGCGAGGACCTCACCGAGCGCGTCCGCGAGCGTCTTCGAGCCCGAGCGTAG